Proteins encoded together in one Chaetodon auriga isolate fChaAug3 chromosome 20, fChaAug3.hap1, whole genome shotgun sequence window:
- the map2k4b gene encoding dual specificity mitogen-activated protein kinase kinase 4b isoform X4, which yields MATPSPDSNSTSSSNSSNIVGSTSHHFHQQTQSSSMQGKRKALKLNFANPPVKPASRLPLNPTPPSFQNPHIERLRTHSIESSGKLKISPEQHCDFTAEDLRDLGEIGRGAYGSVNKMVHKPTGQIMAVKRIRSTVDEKEQKQLLMDLDVVMRSSDCPYIVQFYGALFREGDCWICMELMSTSLDKFYKYVYCALDHVIPEEILGKITLATVKALNHLKENLKIIHRDIKPSNILMDRRGNIKLCDFGISGQLVDSIAKTRDAGCRPYMAPERIDPSASRQGYDVRSDVWSLGITLYELATGRFPYPKWNSVFDQLTQVVKGEPPQLSNSEERQFSPKFINFVNLCLTKDESKRPKYKELLKQPFILMYEERFVDVASYVCRILDQIPASPISPMYVD from the exons GTAAACGTAAAGCTCTGAAGCTGAACTTCGCCAACCCTCCAGTGAAACCAGCCTCCAGGCTCCCGCTCAATCCAACACCTCCCTCTTTCCAGAACCCTCACAT AGAGCGTCTGCGGACACACAGCATCGAGTCGTCGGGGAAGCTGAAGATCTCTCCCGAGCAGCACTGTGACTTCACCGCAGAGGATCTGAGGGACCTCGGGGAGATCGGCCGCGGGGCGTACGGCTCCGTCAACAAGATGGTCCACAAACCCACGGGCCAGATCATGGCTGTCAAG aGGATTCGCTCCACCGTGGATGAGAAGgagcagaagcagctgctgatggatCTCGACGTGGTGATGAGGAGTAGTGACTGTCCCTACATTGTCCAGTTCTACGGCGCTCTCTTCAGAGAG GGGGACTGTTGGATTTGCATGGAGCTTATGTCTACCTCATTAGACAAATTCTACAAATATGTATATTGTGCATTAGATCACGTCATTCCAGAGGAAATATTAGGCAAAATAACATTAGCG ACCGTTAAAGCACTGAACCACTTAAAAGAAAACTTGAAAATAATTCACAGAG acatcaAACCTTCCAACATTCTCATGGACCGAAGGGGTAACATCAAGCTGTGTGATTTCGGCATCAGCGGCCAGCTGGTGGACTCCATAGCCAAGACCAGAGACGCAGGCTGCAGGCCTTACATGGCG cctgaaAGGATAGACCCCAGTGCTTCCAGACAAGGCTACGATGTCCGCTCTGACGTGTGGAGCTTGGGAATCACCCTG tACGAGCTGGCCACGGGAAGGTTCCCTTACCCAAAGTGGAATAGCGTTTTTGATCAGCTGACGCAGGTGGTGAAGGGTGAGCCCCCCCAGCTCAGCAACTCTGAGGAGAGGCAGTTCTCCCCCAAGTTCATCAACTTTGTCAACCTATG cctTACAAAGGATGAATCAAAAAGGCCAAAGTACAAGGAGCTTCTG aaACAGCCCTTCATTCTGATGTATGAAGAGCGTTTCGTGGATGTCGCCAGTTACGTATGTCGCATCCTGGATCAGATCCCCgcctctcccatctctccaaTGTATGTGGACTGA